A window from Lampris incognitus isolate fLamInc1 chromosome 5, fLamInc1.hap2, whole genome shotgun sequence encodes these proteins:
- the ncapg gene encoding condensin complex subunit 3, with translation MTADCEIEIKDAFQRSQKGHNNKAKLVASLKNRYTKLEDKTSFHEEFVHYLKYAMIVYKREPAVEHVIDFAAKFATSFQSPPKEEEEEEDEEEDEEEDEDDHPFLSFLFNFLLESHKANSHAVRFRTCQLINKLLGSMAENAQIDDDLFDRIHQAMLVRVTDKFPNVRIQAALAMTRLQQPKDFDCPTINAYMLILENDSNTEVRRAVLSCIAMSTLTLPKVLKRTQDIKENVRKLAYQVLADKVHIKAMTIAQRVTLLQQGLHDSSEAVREVVRSRLLPAWLQQQNGDGVKLLHCLDVENCAQTALETSKALFANSLTEELLQNRAQLDNRKLIPMDTLSCENVLYWRALCEFIKAKGDEGEEMLEQILPDAASYADYLHGYLKVLPVLSEEQRADFNQLELVMTKEFIAQQLIHLTGCLDTNEEGGRKRVLAVLQEMLALPQTSPSLVSLLTEKLLRLISDDTKRIQIVAEIISDIREPIMESIKPVDENENRRQQVKLAEVKVRILEAKQELEDCISAQEFSRAEELKNSIIELENQRQTIQDIAESSHPVNKEVCTEKNDPETLLRCLTMCAELLKWMNIKTRIGPTISALMSSLILPSIANAHPAVRNMAVVCLGTSTLHSKELAKTHIVLLLQIAQLDDFKIRISALQAIIDLLLLFGFQLLSEKPASQTALPSQSPDRQEGEASVAEEKGDITEDTTQSILMLLSEFLDSEVSDLRTETAEGLAKLMYTGHISSAKMLSRLVLLWYNPVTEDDTRLRHCLGVFFQLYARESRAHQEVVEECFLPTIRTLTNAPATSPLAEVDITNVVDLLVELTRPTALIKPSTNTEDMCVHDFLAVRVCGEMIKDPTAPEVRLYAKTLCNLELSTNETSRRDLLMLLQQITQVVKDRICLRAVEKLIGKLSDSKEQAELLSASALQPLDVNADETATEDPSKSAKRPKRGQRKCYAAKGSRKSSRKAESSEESDGENVPETVYVPRPSRRARAAALEKTKLDLTALINQEANTS, from the exons ATGACCGCAGACTGTGAAATTGAGATTAAAGATGCGTTTCAACGCTCTCAGAAGGGCCATAATAACAAAGCTAAATTGGTGGCAAGCCTGAAAAATCGCTATACCAAG CTGGAGGACAAGACATCATTCCATGAGGAATTTGTTCACTATCTGAAGTACGCCATGATTGTATACAAGCGTGAGCCTGCTGTTGAACATGTCATTGATTTTGCTGCTAAGTTTGCTACAAGCTTTCAGTCTCCAcctaaagaggaagaggaagaggaagatgaggaggaggatgaggaggaagatgaagatgatcatccTTTCTTGAGTTTCCTCTTCAATTTCCTTTTGGAG TCCCATAAGGCCAACAGCCATGCAGTGCGTTTCCGCACATGTCAGCTGATCAACAAACTGCTGGGCAGCATGGCAGAGAATGCACAAATCGACGACGACCTTTTTGACCGCATCCACCAGGCCATGCTGGTCCGGGTCACTGACAAGTTCCCGAATGTGAGGATCCAGGCCGCTTTGGCCATGACCCGCCTACAGCAACCAAAGGATTTTGACTGTCCCACCATCAATG CCTATATGTTAATCTTGGAGAATGATTCAAATACAGAGGTGCGTCGTGCTGTTCTCTCTTGCATTGCCATGTCCACCCTCACCCTCCCCAAGGTGCTCAAACGCACCCAGGACATCAAAGAAAATGTTCGCAAGCTAGCCTACCAA GTTCTTGCAGATAAGGTCCACATTAAGGCTATGACCATCGCACAGAGAGTCACTTTATTACAGCAGGGCCTCCATGACTCCTCAG agGCTGTGAGAGAGGTGGTTCGTTCTCGCCTCCTACcagcctggctgcagcagcagAATGGAGATGGTGTGAAGCTGCTCCATTGTCTGGACGTGGAGAACTGTGCCCAAACAGCCCTTGAGACAAGCAAAGCTCTCTTCGCCAACTCACTGACTGAAGAACTATTGCAGAACAGAGCACAGCTTGACAACAG GAAGTTGATCCCCATGGACACGCTGAGCTGCGAGAACGTGCTGTACTGGAGGGCTCTGTGTGAATTCATTAAGGCTAAGGGAGACGAGGGCGAAGAGATGCTCGAACAAATCTTGCCAGATGCTGCCTCTTATGCGGACTACCTCCACGG GTATCTGAAGGTGTTGCCAGTGCTCTCTGAGGAACAAAGAGCAGACTTCAACCAGCTGGAGCTGGTCATGACCAAGGAGTTCATCGCTCAGCAGCTCATCCATCTTACTGGGTGTCTGGACACCAACGAGGAAGGTGGAAG GAAACGTGTGCTGGCTGTGCTGCAGGAGATGTTGGCCTTGCCCCAAACGTCCCCATCTCTGGTCTCCCTACTCACAGAGAAACTCCTCAGACTCATCTCTGATGACACAAAGCGCATACAGATT GTAGCAGAAATCATCTCTGATATTCGGGAGCCCATCATGGAAAGCATTAAGCCTGTGGATGAAAACGAGAATCGCAGGCAGCAGGTCAAG TTAGCAGAAGTGAAAGTGCGTATCCTGGAGGCCAAACAGGAGCTAGAGGACTGTATTTCAGCCCAGGAGTTCAGCCGTGCTGAAGAGCTCAAGAACTCAATCATAGAGCTGGAAAACCAAAGGCAGACAATCCAGGATATTGCTGAAAGCAGCCACCCAGTTAACAAAGAAGTCTGCACTGAGAAG AATGACCCAGAGACCCTTTTAAGATGTCTGACAATGTGTGCTGAACTGCTGAAGTGGATGAACATTAAGACTCGTATAGGTCCAACAATAAGTGCCTTAATGTCCTCACTG atCCTGCCCAGTATAGCCAATGCTCATCCCGCTGTGCGCAACATGGCAGTGGTGTGTCTGGGGACCAGCACTCTGCACAGCAAAGAGCTGGCCAAAACACACatcgtgctgctgctgcag ATTGCCCAGTTGGACGACTTCAAGATCCGCATTAGTGCTCTGCAGGCCATCATCGACCTATTGCTGCTATTTGGCTTCCAGCTGCTCTCTGAAAAACCTGCCTCTCAGACAGCTCTGCCTTCCCAATCACCTGACAGACAGGAAGGGGAAGCATCAGTAGCTGAGGAGAAGGGGGATATAACAGAGGACACAACACAGAGCATACTTATGTTGCTGTCAGAATTCCTGGACAGTGAG GTGTCTGACTTGCGTACAGAGACAGCAGAGGGTCTGGCCAAGCTTATGTACACCGGCCACATCTCCAGTGCCAAGATGTTGTCCCGCCTGGTGTTGCTGTGGTACAACCCTGTCACTGAGGATGACACCCGCCTGCGACATTGCCTTGGCGTCTTCTTCCAGCTCTACGCCCGTGAAAGcag GGCCCACCAGGAAGTAGTAGAAGAGTGTTTTCTGCCAACAATACGAACGCTAACAAACGCCCCGGCCACCTCTCCACTGGCTGAGGTGGACATCACCAATGTGGTTGACTTGCTTGTTGAGCTGACCCGCCCTACTGCTCTGATCAAGCCCTCAACCAATACTGAG gaCATGTGCGTCCATGACTTCCTGGCGgtgcgtgtgtgtggagagaTGATAAAAGACCCCACAGCCCCAGAGGTGCGTCTCTATGCCAAGACTCTTTGCAACCTTGAACTCAGCACAAATGAAACCAGCAGGAGAGATCTGCTTATGCTGCTGCAGCAGATCACACAG GTGGTGAAGGATCGTATTTGTCTCCGTGCTGTGGAGAAGTTGATTGGTAAGCTGTCGGATTCCAAGGAACAGGCCGAGCTTCTCAGCGCTAGTGCACTGCAGCCACTGGATGTCAATGCAGACG AGACTGCAACAGAGGATCCGTCAAAATCTGCCAAGAGGCCAAAAAGAG GTCAAAGGAAATGTTACGCAGCGAAAGGGTCTAGAAAGTCTAGTAGAAAGGCGGAGTCTTCAGAAGAGAG TGATGGAGAAAACGTACCAGAAACCGTGTATGTGCCGCGTCCGTCTCGCCGCGCCCGAGCAGCTGCTCTAGAGAAAACCAAGCTGGACCTCACTGCTCTCATAAATCAGGAGGCCAACACATCCTAG